The genomic DNA AGGAACAGCTTGCCGGTGAAATTAACTTCCCGGTCAGTTCGTGGGTGCTGCCGATACAAAAGCATGGCGGTAATATTGAAGAAGTAACATCAGCAGACAGCGGCACAAATATTAAAACACTCGGCAGCAGTCTGTACGATGTGGATGGACTTTATACGTATGAACGCGGTGTTCTGTTAACGATGAATTATGCCGACTGTATTCCTGTATACGTTTACAGTGTAACTGACACCTTTACCGGTCTTGCGCATGCGGGCTGGCGGGGAACGTCAGAAAGTATTACAAAAAAGCTGATAGACTGTTATAAAGGCAGTAAAGAGGATCTCAGAGTGATTATAGGTGTCGGTATCAACAAGTCGTTCTATGAAGTGGACGACAGAGTAATCGATGCATTGAAGCCTCTGCCTGACAGTTCTTATGAACAGACAAAAACGGGCTGGCAGCTGGACTTGAAAGAGGTTAATAAGCACCAGGCACTGTCTGCAGGCATCTAT from Jeotgalicoccus saudimassiliensis includes the following:
- a CDS encoding polyphenol oxidase family protein, coding for MTNNHLFKLHKNFVGDMTDELTFGYTMRHGGQSAYPENSFNMALYIGDDSKNVHAHQEQLAGEINFPVSSWVLPIQKHGGNIEEVTSADSGTNIKTLGSSLYDVDGLYTYERGVLLTMNYADCIPVYVYSVTDTFTGLAHAGWRGTSESITKKLIDCYKGSKEDLRVIIGVGINKSFYEVDDRVIDALKPLPDSSYEQTKTGWQLDLKEVNKHQALSAGIYEKHISVTGLGTESDEFFSFRMEQGQTGRALAFIGRRNND